In one window of Musa acuminata AAA Group cultivar baxijiao chromosome BXJ3-2, Cavendish_Baxijiao_AAA, whole genome shotgun sequence DNA:
- the LOC135630997 gene encoding uncharacterized protein OsI_027940-like, giving the protein MSRYPEVKWAQRLDKVYITVQLPDAKDVKVNLEPDGIFTFFATAGTGNNTYELKMDLYDKVDKDASKINIGVRSIFVVVAKAEKQWWKKLLRGDGKAPHYLKVDWDKWVDEDDDGPGDLDLGGMDFSNFNNMGGDAMDDDFEDSDDEEQSEKTEDSPKIGNDKAEASSEVKTEAAAST; this is encoded by the exons ATGAG TCGATATCCTGAAGTTAAATGGGCACAGAGGCTTGACAAGGTTTACATCACTGTACAATTGCCCGACGCAAAAGATGTGAAGGTTAATCTGGAGCCTGATGGGATTTTCACTTTTTTTGCCACTGCTGGCACCGGCAACAACACTTATGAGCTAAAGATGGATCTTTATGATAAAGTAGATAAAGAT GCAAGCAAAATAAACATTGGTGTCAGGTCTATCTTTGTCGTGGTAGCAAAAGCAGAGAAGCAGTGGTGGAAAAAGCTTCTGCGCGGTGATGGCAAGGCTCCACACTATTTAAAAGTAGATTGGGATAAGTGggttgatgaagatgatgatg GTCCTGGTGATTTGGACTTGGGAGGAATGGATTTCTCG AATTTTAACAATATGGGGGGTGATGCTATGGATGATGATTTCGAAGATAGTGATGATGAAG AGCAATCTGAAAAAACTGAAGACTCGCCAAAGATCGGAAATGACAAGGCAGAAGCCTCATCAGAAGTCAAAACCGAAGCGGCTGCAAGCACGTGA
- the LOC103973501 gene encoding non-specific lipid-transfer protein 2-like, which translates to MKSSILFLFLTALLLRRAPTAVSVTCNPSELSSCAGAILTSAPPTAACCAKLKEQRPCLCEYRKNPNLKGYINSDNSKKVSKSCGVPIPSC; encoded by the coding sequence ATGAAGTCATcaatcctcttcctcttcctgacTGCACTCCTCCTGCGCCGAGCTCCGACGGCAGTGTCGGTGACATGCAACCCATCGGAGCTCAGCTCATGCGCAGGGGCTATACTGACGTCGGCGCCGCCCACCGCCGCCTGCTGCGCCAAGCTGAAGGAGCAGCGGCCTTGCCTTTGCGAGTACAGGAAGAACCCCAACTTGAAAGGTTACATCAACTCCGATAATAGCAAGAAGGTCTCCAAATCCTGCGGCGTTCCCATTCCGAGCTGTTGA
- the LOC103973482 gene encoding uncharacterized protein LOC103973482 has translation MEGHRFWQYMAAGSVAGMAEHMAMFPVDTLKTRMQTVAASASSSSQHHHPTVGRLLASIVRSEGPSGLYRGIAAIGLGAGPAHAAYFAVYELCKDRLGGNRQDGRHHPLIHAASGVAATIASDALLTPMDVVKQRLQLRWSPYSGVRDCVVRMLRDEGIRAFYASYRTTVLMNAPFTAVHFATYEAVKKILTEIAPENASEERLLVHLTAGGAAGALASAVTTPLDVVKTRLQCQGVCGADTFNGSSIRMVMEKIVAKEGPRALLQGLKPRVLFHAPAAAICWSTYEAMKSFLQRNTHQISSSP, from the exons ATGGAGGGCCACAGATTTTGGCAGTACATGGCGGCGGGTTCGGTGGCCGGCATGGCGGAACACATGGCGATGTTTCCGGTGGACACCCTCAAGACCCGGATGCAGACGGTCGCCGCCTCTGCCTCATCCTCGTCCCAACACCATCACCCCACCGTCGGCCGCTTGCTCGCATCCATCGTCCGCTCTGAGGGCCCCTCCGGCCTCTACCGCGGTATTGCCGCCATAGGCCTTGGCGCCGGTCCTGCCCACGCCGCCTACTTCGCAGTCTACGAGCTCTGCAAGGACCGTCTCGGCGGCAACCGCCAGGACGGCCGCCACCACCCCCTCATCCACGCTGCCTCCGGCGtggccgccaccatcgccagcgacGCCTTGCTGACTCCCATGGACGTCGTCAAGCAGCGGCTCCAGCTCCGCTGGAGCCCGTACAGCGGGGTGAGGGACTGCGTCGTGCGGATGCTGCGGGACGAAGGGATCAGGGCGTTTTACGCCTCGTATCGGACGACCGTCCTCATGAATGCGCCGTTCACGGCCGTGCACTTCGCGACGTATGAGGCCGTCAAGAAGATTCTCACTGAGATCGCACCAGAGAACGCGAGCGAGGAGAGGCTCTTGGTTCACTTGACGGCGGGTGGGGCGGCCGGAGCACTGGCAAGCGCTGTGACCACTCCATTAGACGTTGTGAAGACAAGGCTGCAATGCCAG GGGGTGTGCGGGGCAGATACGTTCAACGGTAGTTCGATAAGAATGGTCATGGAGAAAATAGTCGCTAAAGAAGGACCTCGAGCTCTGCTACAAGGGCTGAAGCCTAGAGTGCTGTTTCACGCCCCAGCTGCCGCGATTTGTTGGTCGACATATGAAGCCATGAAAAGCTTCCTCCAGAGGAATACTCATCAAATTTCTTCTTCACCATGA